ACGTGCATCAGGCCGTATTCGGCCAGCGCATGCATGCGCCGCGTCTCGGTCTCACGCGGCTCGAGGAAACGCAGCGGCTCCGGGATCGGCACCTGATAGACCAGCACCTGATTCTCGCTCAACGCCGTCTCGGGGATGCGGTGACGGGTCTGGATCACGGTCGCATCTTCAGTCGCCGTGGTCGTGGCGACCCCGGCGGTCTTGGCGAAGAATTTGCGGATCGAGATCGCGTTGGTGGTGTCGTCGGAGCCTTGATCGATCACCTTCAGCACGTCGGCGGGACCGAGGATCGCGGCGGTGACCTGCACGCCGCCGGTGCCCCAGCCATAGGGCATCGGCATCTCGCGGCTGGCGAAGGGCACCTGATAGCCGGGAATCGCGATCGCCTTCAGGATGGCGCGGCGGATCATCCGCTTGGTCTGCTCGTCGAGATAGGCAAAATTATAGGTGGGCGCGTTCATTCCGCGGCCTCCTTCAGGACATCAGGTGCTTGGGCATCGGCGAACTCTTTCCGCAGCTTGCGGAGCAGGCCGAGCTCGGACTGGAAGTCGACATAATGCGGCAGCTTCAGATGCTCGACGAAACCGGTGGCCTGGACGTTGTCCGAATGCGACATCACGAATTCTTCATCCTGCGCCGGAGCCAGTGCCTCTTCGCCGAGTTCGCGGGCGCGCAGCGCGCGGTCGACCAGCGCCATTGACATGGTCTTGCGCTCGCTCTGGCCGAAGGCGAGGCCATAGCCGCGGGTGAAGCACGGCGCTTCGGTCGCCGAGCCCTTGAACTGGTTGACCATCTGGCACTCGGTGAGTTCGATCGAGCCGAGCGGCACGGCGAAGCCGACGTCCTCCGCCAAGAATTCCACCTCGACCTCGCCGAAGCGGATCTCGCCGGCGAAAGGATGGTTGCGGCCATAGCCCCGCTGGGTGGAATAGCCCATCGCCAGCAGGAAGCCCTCGTCGCCGCGCGCGAGGTTTTGCAGCCGCAAATCGCGATCCGCCGGAAAATTCAGCGGCTCGCGGGTGAGATCGCCGACGCTGGCGCCGTCCTCGGCCTGGGGCGAGGATTCGATCAAGCCATCGCGGCCCAGAATGTCGGTCACCCGCGGCGTCGGCGCCGTCGACGCCTCAGCCATTGCCGGCGCCTCCGGCACAGATCCTTGCGCGAGCGCGGGATCGAGCAGGCGATGGGTGTAGTCGAAGGTCGGCCCGAGGATCTGGCCGCCCGGAATGTCCTTGAAGGTCGAGGACACCCGCCGCTGCACCCGCATCGCACCGGTGTCGACTGGCTCGCTCGCACCGAAACGGGGCAAGGTGGCGCGGAAGGCACGAACCAAAAAGATCGCCTCGATCAGGTCGCCGCGCGCCTGCTTGATCGCCAGCGCCGCGAGCTCGCGGTCATAGAGCGATCCCTCGCTCATGACGCGGTCCACCGCGAGCCCGAGCTGCTCCGAAATCTGGTCGAGCGTGACCTCCGGAACGCTTTGGTCGCCGCGCCGCTTGTCTGCGAGCAGGCGATGGGCGTTCTCGATGGCGCGCTCGCCGCCTTTGACTGCGACATACATGCTTCAGCTTCCCTTGCTCACGATGCGCGTGGTGCGAGGGATCGCGACCAATGCGTCATCGGCGACCAGCACCACATCGATGCCGCGCGGAAACAGCGCCTCGTTGACATGCAGGCGCTCGAACAGATCGAACGGCTTGACCGACGCGTTGAGCATCGCGACGCCGTCGATGCCGGGGCCGCGCAGCTCGAAACTGCGGCCCGCGTCGAGGCTGTCGACCTGGAGGATCAATGTGGTGGACCGGTCCGGATATTCGCTGGTGCCGAGCGCGAAGCGTTCGAGCGGCGGCAGCGCACCGCCGTCGCTGATCAGCGCAAAACTCGCAATCGAGGAATCCTGCACCACCGGCGCGCCGGTGTGGAATTTCAGCCATTTCACCACGTCCGGCCTCTCCGCCATCCGCGCGTCGAGCCAGATCGGCGTGTCGTGGTCGAACAGCGTCAGTGCGATCGCGGCGGCGCCGCGCATCATCCTGTCGGGCGTCCCCGCCCCCGGCACGATGCGCTGGACCGAGCCCGGCCGCGCCATCGCATCCATCACCGAGCGAAAGGTCGATTGCGCCGACAGCACCTTGTCGACGAAACCCGGCGGCAGTTCCGCAATCGTGGTCATGATCTCAGCCCTCACCGCGCACCATGGTGTAGAAATCAACCTTCGTCGCGGCGGTCTCCGCCGCCGCCTGCTTGCGGCCAGTCATAAGCTGCTCACGCAACGGGGCGATAACGTCCCGCTCCACCGCCGCGCCAAAATCCCGGGACTGCACCAGGGCGTCGCACAGCGCGATCAGCCGCGCCTTCTCGCCGTCGCGCCCGAGCGTATAGCCGAACCCGACCTCGCCGCTCGCCAGCCGCACCGCGGCGCGCGACACCGTGGCTTCGCCGAGATTGAACGGCGAACCGTCGCCGCCGACCCGGCCGCGCAGCATCACGAGGCCGTTTTCGGGCGCGCGCAGATCCTGATGGGCCGGCAGGACGAAGTCGCGGAGGCGGGCGGCGATCTCGCCCGCCTCCGCGTGCGCCAGCACGGCCATTGCGGCCTGGCGCTGGGCTTGCTGGTTGTTGTGCTGGGTCACCTGATCCACCGAACTTTCCGACCGAACTTGCCGCATCGAAGTTGTCTATGATAATAGACAACTTCATACGGGAGCGCCATGACTGTTTCGTGACAAAGCTGTGATTTCTGGAGTAGGTTGCCGCGACATGAGCATGCAGGACACCGCCTCCTCGGGCGTCGCGCTATGGCGCCTCGTTGCCGACGGCATCGAGCGCGGCATCGCCGACGGCCGTTTCGCGGCCGGCGACAAATTGCCGGGCGAGATGGAGATCGCCGAAACCTACCGCGTCAACCGCCACACCGTGCGGCGCGCGCTGGCAGCCCTTGCCGAGCGCGGCCTGGTGCGCGCCGAGCGCGGCAGCGGAACCTATGTCGAGGCGCAGAAGCTCGCCTACCCCTTGCGCTCGCGCACCCGCTTCTCCGAGATCGTCGGCGCCGGCGGCCGCGAGCCGCGCGGGCAGTTGATCGAGGCAACCGACGATGTCGCGACCCGCGAGCTGGCGCGCGAACTGGGCTTGAAGACCGGCGCGCCGCTGGTGCGGATCGAGGCGATCCGCCTCGCCGATCGTACGCCGATCTGCGTCTCCACCACCTGGCTGTCGGCGGAATTGTTTCCAGGCGCTGGCGCGGTGTTCGCGGCGACGCGCTCGATGACGAAGCTGCTGGAACATTACGGCGTGCGCGACTATCGCCGCGGCGCGACCCGAATCACCGCCGGCATCGTCGACGCCACCGACGCCGCCCGGCTCGATCTGGCGCTGGGGCGGCCGATCCTGGTGGTCGATGCGACCGACCACGATCTCGACGGCAAGCCGCTGATGACCAAGCACTCGCGGTTCGCAGCGGAGCGGGTGGAATTTTTGGTGGAGTCGTAGGTTCTTCCCCTCTCCCCTTCTAGGCGAGACTCGTAGGGTGGGCAAAGCGAAGCGTGCCCACGACTTTGACCGTGTCGGAAAAAATTCGTGGGCACGGCGCTAACGCGCCTTTGCCCACCCTACGGCAGTACCGACTAGGCCACCGCCCTGCGCCCGATAATCGCGAACCGCAGCTTGCCCGAGATGAAGTCAATCGCGGCGACCGCGACCAGGATCATCAGGATCAGGAACGACACTTTCTGCCATTCCAGCACGCGGATCTGCTCGGCGAGCTGGAGGCCAATGCCGCCGGCGCCGACGATGCCGATGATGGTGGCCGAGCGCGTGTTGGATTCGATGAAATAGAGCACCTGGCCCGCGATCACCGGCAACACCTGCGGCATCAGGCCGAAGCGGATCTCGTGCAGCGCGCTGCCGCCTGAAGCACGGATGCCTTCGACCTGCTTCTGGTCGGCCCCCTCGATCGCCTCCGAGAACAGCTTGCCGAAGGCGCCGAAATCCGACACCGCGATGGCGAGCACGCCGGCGAACGGGCCAAGCCCGACGACGTTGATCCACACCAGCGCCCAGATCAGCGTATCGACGCCGCGGATCGAATCGAGGAAGCGCCGGACAGGAAACCGCAGCAGCTTCGACGGCACGATGTTGCGCGCTGCCAGCAGGCTGACCGGCAGCGCGAAGACAGCGGCCAGCGTGGTGCCGAGCAGGGCGATCGACAGCGTCTCGCCGAGCGCCTTCAGATAGACCGGCAGCGAGGAGCCGGGATCGGGCGGGATCATCATCAAGGTGATCCAGCCGAGCTGGTTCAGACCGGCGAAGAAGCGCGACGGCGAGAAGTCGAGATCGACCAGGCCGTAAACGAGGATCGCGAACGCCGCGACGATCATTGCCGGTGTGGCGAGCCGCGCCGAAGCCGGCCGGTCGAACACATCGGGGTAGCGCGCGCGAAGCTCTCGCGTGTCGACCGCTTGCTGCCTCGTCACGTCCGCGCCTCCCTGCCGAACAGGCGGCCGCGCAGCCAACCGGTGCTGATGTCGATGATGAAGACCGTGACGATGATGGTGAGCAGGATCGCGCTGACATCCGAATAGTAGAATTTCCGGATCGCGACGACCAGCTCCTGGCCGATGCCGCCGGCACCGACGAAGCCCATCACGGAAGCTTCGCGGACGTTGATCTCGAAGCGCAGCAGCGCGTAGCTGGCATAGCCCGCGGTCACCTGCGGCACGATCGCGAAGCGCATGCAGGACAGCCAGCTCGCGCCGGTCGAGCGGACACCTTCGACCGGCTTCATGTCGGCGTTCTCGACGATTTCCGAGAACAGCTTGCCGAGCGCGCCGGTGGAGTGGATCGCGATTGCGAGCACGCCCGCCATCGGTCCGAGCCCGAAGGCGATCACGAAGATCAGCGCGAAGACGATGCCCGGAACGGTGCGGGCGAATTCGAGCAGGCGCCGGACGACGAAGCGCAGCCAGGGCGCGGGCGAGGTATTCTCAGCGGCGAAAAAGTTCAGGCAAAATGCCAGGATCGCGCCGATCAGCGTGCCGACATAGGAAATCAGCAGCGTCTCGCCCAGCATCGTCAGCCATTTGCGCCAGCCCCATAGCCATTCGCCGGCATCGGTCCAGACGCGCTGGCCGCTATCCAGCGTGAAGATGCGGTCGAAATAGCTGAGGAAATTGCCGAAATGGGTGAAGAGCGTGCGCAGGTTCACTTCCGCGCCGACCGCGGCGAGAGCCAGCGCGGCGGCGAAGACCGCCATCCCCAGCAGCAGGCGGAGCCGCCTGCGCCCGACCGCCTGGCGATAGGCGGCATTGAGCACGGCGAGCTGCTGCTCGGGAAGGATCGAAACCGCTGTTGTCATCGGCCTGAGATGGGTTCCGTCAAAGAAAGAGCCGGGTCCATCGACCCGGCTCCAGGTGCCTCGTCCCCGAAACTCAGGACGCCTTCTTCTTACGCAACGCGTCGACGAACTTGATCAGCTCGATCGTGCCATCCCAGTCCTTGGTGGTGGCGGGATGAAAGCCCTTCTTCTGGCCGTCGGAGAGGCGGTCGAACGCGGCCTTGTCCTTGGCCGGGGCGTCGAAGAACGCCTTGGCGATCGCAGCCTTGGCCTCTTCCGGCAGGTCGGCATTGTAGGCATAGGGGCCGTTGATGATCGGCGCCGACTTGTGGATGATGCGGAAGTCGTCCTTCTTCATCGCCGAGCCGTCGGTATTCTTCAGCATGCCCTTGGTCAGCATCTGCGCCAGCGTGGAATCGTCCTCGCTGGTCCACTGGTTGGCGGCAACGTCGACCGTTCCCTGCGACAGCGCCAGCATCGCGTTCTCGTGGCTGCCGGTGAAGACGACCTTGCCGAAATAGCCCTCGGCATCGTGGATGCCCATCTTGTCGAGCTCGAAGCGCGGCACGTTGTTGCCGGAGGTCGAATTCGGGTCAACCAGGCCGAGGTTCTTGCCCTTGAGGTCGTCGACCTTCTTGTAGGCGCTGCTCGCCTTAACGAAGAACACCGAGTAATAGCCGGTCGAGCCGTCGGCGTTGATGTCGTTGGCGAAGGCGTCGGTCTTGACGCCGGTCAGGCGGGCGCGTGCGAACGAGGCCGAGCCGTAGCTGGCGATATGGATGTTGCCGGCACGCTGGCCCTCGATGACCGCGGCGTAGTCGTTGGCGATGCGCAGCGTGACCTTCACGCCCAGTTCCTTGGAGAGATAGCTCACGAACGGCGCCCAGCGCTCGGTGACGCCGGAGGCGTTCTCGGCCGGCACGACGGCGAACGTCAGCTCGGGATATTTCGTCTTCCAATCTTCGGCGAAAGCGGACGACGTGAACGCGAGCGCGGCAGCGCCGGCAAGAATTAATCTGCGAGTGATCATGATACCCTCTTCATCGGTTGGGGTCGGTTGACGCAAAACTGCAACTCAACAGGTGGCGGACTCAGGCGGCGGCCGCCGTTCCAAGCGCGGGAATGCCCTCGGGCGCCGGCACCGGCGCACCGCCCATGATTTCGGCGGCTTCGAGGTCGTAGAGCTCGCGCGCGACATGATCGGTCAACTCGGCCGGCGCGCCGTCGAACACCACGCGGCCCTGCGCCATGCCGATCAGGCGGTCGCAATAGCTGCGGGCGAGATCGAGCGAATGCAGGTTGCAAAGCACGGTGATGCCGAAATGCTTGTTGATGCGCAGCAGCGCATCCATCACGATCTTGGTGTTGCGCGGATCGAGCGATGCGATCGGCTCGTCCGCGAGGATGATGTCGGGCTGCTGTACCAGCGCACGCGCGATCGCGACGCGCTGCTGCTGGCCACCGGAGAGCTGATCGGCGCGCTGGGCCGCGAGCGATGCGATATCGAACTGTTCGAGCGCCGACATCGCCAGCGCCTTGTCCTGCTCGGGCCAGGCCTGCGACAGCGAGCGCCAGGCCGGCATCGTCGCAAGGCGCCCCATCAGGACGTTGGTGAGGACATCGAGCCGGCCGACCAGGTTGAACTGCTGGAAGATCATGGCCGAGCGCGCCCGCCACTGCCGCAACTGCTTGCCGCGCAGCGCGGTGACGTCGACGCCGTCGAACAGGATG
The sequence above is drawn from the Bradyrhizobium amphicarpaeae genome and encodes:
- the phnC gene encoding phosphonate ABC transporter ATP-binding protein — translated: MLVVEGLTCRFGAKAAVDDASFQVSPGGFVGVIGRSGAGKSTLLRTINRLATPTQGRILFDGVDVTALRGKQLRQWRARSAMIFQQFNLVGRLDVLTNVLMGRLATMPAWRSLSQAWPEQDKALAMSALEQFDIASLAAQRADQLSGGQQQRVAIARALVQQPDIILADEPIASLDPRNTKIVMDALLRINKHFGITVLCNLHSLDLARSYCDRLIGMAQGRVVFDGAPAELTDHVARELYDLEAAEIMGGAPVPAPEGIPALGTAAAA
- a CDS encoding alpha-D-ribose 1-methylphosphonate 5-phosphate C-P-lyase PhnJ; translation: MNAPTYNFAYLDEQTKRMIRRAILKAIAIPGYQVPFASREMPMPYGWGTGGVQVTAAILGPADVLKVIDQGSDDTTNAISIRKFFAKTAGVATTTATEDATVIQTRHRIPETALSENQVLVYQVPIPEPLRFLEPRETETRRMHALAEYGLMHVKLYEDIARFGHIATAYAYPVKVNARYVMDPSPTPKFDNPKMDNCPALQLFGAGREKRIYAIPPYTNVVSLDFEDHPFEPYRFNAPCALCGADNSYLDEIVTDDKGGRMFVCSDTDYCESRQAAGHHGSLSAAPYKEKAQGGTHG
- the phnF gene encoding phosphonate metabolism transcriptional regulator PhnF, with the translated sequence MSMQDTASSGVALWRLVADGIERGIADGRFAAGDKLPGEMEIAETYRVNRHTVRRALAALAERGLVRAERGSGTYVEAQKLAYPLRSRTRFSEIVGAGGREPRGQLIEATDDVATRELARELGLKTGAPLVRIEAIRLADRTPICVSTTWLSAELFPGAGAVFAATRSMTKLLEHYGVRDYRRGATRITAGIVDATDAARLDLALGRPILVVDATDHDLDGKPLMTKHSRFAAERVEFLVES
- the phnH gene encoding phosphonate C-P lyase system protein PhnH — translated: MTTIAELPPGFVDKVLSAQSTFRSVMDAMARPGSVQRIVPGAGTPDRMMRGAAAIALTLFDHDTPIWLDARMAERPDVVKWLKFHTGAPVVQDSSIASFALISDGGALPPLERFALGTSEYPDRSTTLILQVDSLDAGRSFELRGPGIDGVAMLNASVKPFDLFERLHVNEALFPRGIDVVLVADDALVAIPRTTRIVSKGS
- the phnE gene encoding phosphonate ABC transporter, permease protein PhnE, producing MTRQQAVDTRELRARYPDVFDRPASARLATPAMIVAAFAILVYGLVDLDFSPSRFFAGLNQLGWITLMMIPPDPGSSLPVYLKALGETLSIALLGTTLAAVFALPVSLLAARNIVPSKLLRFPVRRFLDSIRGVDTLIWALVWINVVGLGPFAGVLAIAVSDFGAFGKLFSEAIEGADQKQVEGIRASGGSALHEIRFGLMPQVLPVIAGQVLYFIESNTRSATIIGIVGAGGIGLQLAEQIRVLEWQKVSFLILMILVAVAAIDFISGKLRFAIIGRRAVA
- the phnE gene encoding phosphonate ABC transporter, permease protein PhnE; the encoded protein is MTTAVSILPEQQLAVLNAAYRQAVGRRRLRLLLGMAVFAAALALAAVGAEVNLRTLFTHFGNFLSYFDRIFTLDSGQRVWTDAGEWLWGWRKWLTMLGETLLISYVGTLIGAILAFCLNFFAAENTSPAPWLRFVVRRLLEFARTVPGIVFALIFVIAFGLGPMAGVLAIAIHSTGALGKLFSEIVENADMKPVEGVRSTGASWLSCMRFAIVPQVTAGYASYALLRFEINVREASVMGFVGAGGIGQELVVAIRKFYYSDVSAILLTIIVTVFIIDISTGWLRGRLFGREART
- the phnD gene encoding phosphonate ABC transporter substrate-binding protein, which translates into the protein MITRRLILAGAAALAFTSSAFAEDWKTKYPELTFAVVPAENASGVTERWAPFVSYLSKELGVKVTLRIANDYAAVIEGQRAGNIHIASYGSASFARARLTGVKTDAFANDINADGSTGYYSVFFVKASSAYKKVDDLKGKNLGLVDPNSTSGNNVPRFELDKMGIHDAEGYFGKVVFTGSHENAMLALSQGTVDVAANQWTSEDDSTLAQMLTKGMLKNTDGSAMKKDDFRIIHKSAPIINGPYAYNADLPEEAKAAIAKAFFDAPAKDKAAFDRLSDGQKKGFHPATTKDWDGTIELIKFVDALRKKKAS
- the phnG gene encoding phosphonate C-P lyase system protein PhnG; this translates as MDQVTQHNNQQAQRQAAMAVLAHAEAGEIAARLRDFVLPAHQDLRAPENGLVMLRGRVGGDGSPFNLGEATVSRAAVRLASGEVGFGYTLGRDGEKARLIALCDALVQSRDFGAAVERDVIAPLREQLMTGRKQAAAETAATKVDFYTMVRGEG
- a CDS encoding carbon-phosphorus lyase complex subunit PhnI, with the translated sequence MYVAVKGGERAIENAHRLLADKRRGDQSVPEVTLDQISEQLGLAVDRVMSEGSLYDRELAALAIKQARGDLIEAIFLVRAFRATLPRFGASEPVDTGAMRVQRRVSSTFKDIPGGQILGPTFDYTHRLLDPALAQGSVPEAPAMAEASTAPTPRVTDILGRDGLIESSPQAEDGASVGDLTREPLNFPADRDLRLQNLARGDEGFLLAMGYSTQRGYGRNHPFAGEIRFGEVEVEFLAEDVGFAVPLGSIELTECQMVNQFKGSATEAPCFTRGYGLAFGQSERKTMSMALVDRALRARELGEEALAPAQDEEFVMSHSDNVQATGFVEHLKLPHYVDFQSELGLLRKLRKEFADAQAPDVLKEAAE